The Pseudomonas multiresinivorans DNA window TCCAGGCCGTGGGACGGCTCGTTGTCGTGGTGGGATGCGTCTTCGGCAAGGCCACCGCCCTGTTCGCCGTCCTGCAACATGTCATCGAAGCTGTACAGCCGGCTGCCCTGGGTGTCGCTGAGGATGCCGTAATAATCTTCGAGGCTCATATTGAGTTCGGCAGCAACCTCCTGATCTTTAGCGTCGCGTCCGGTGCGCGCCTCGACGGCGCGGATGGCGTCGCTGACCATACGGGTGTTGCGATGCACCGAACGGGGCGCCCAATCGCCCTTGCGCACCTCGTCGAGCATGGCGCCACGGATACGGATGCCGGCGTAGGTCTCGAAGCTCGCGCCCTTGCCCGCGTCGTACTTCTTCGCCGCCTCCAGCAGGCCGATCATCCCGGCCTGCATCAGGTCTTCCACCTGCACGCTGGCCGGCAGGCGGCCCAGCAGGTGGTAGGCGATGCGCTTCACCAGTGGCGCGTGTTTCTGGATCAGCAGTTCCTGGGAGTTATGCGCCTGTGCCTTGCTGTACATACGCGCTCCGGAGGCCGCGGTCATACGGCCGAACCCGTGGGATGTTGCACCAGGCGCTCGACGAAGAACTCCAGGTGCCCTCGTGGGTTGGCCGGCAGCGGCCAGCTGTCGACCTTCTGCGCCACCGCACGGAAGGCCAGGGAAGCCTTGCTGCGCGGGAACGCCTCATACACCGAACGCTGCTTCTGCACGGCCTTGCGCACCGACTCGTCATAGGGAATGGCGCCGACATACTGCAGCGCCACGTCCAGGAAGCGGTCGGTGACCTTGGTCAGCTTGGCGAACAGGTTGCGGCCTTCCTGGGGGCTGTGCGCCATGTTCGCCAGCACGCGGAAACGGGTCATGCCGTAGTCGCGGTTGAGCAGCTTGATCAAAGCATAGGCATCGGTGATGGACGTGGGTTCATCACAGACGACCAGCAGTACTTCCTGGGCCGCGCGGACGAAGCTCACCACCGAGTCGCCGATGCCGGCAGCGGTGTCCACCACCAGCACGTCGATGTTGTCGCTGATGTCGCTGAAAGCCTGGATCAGGCCGGCATGCTGCATCGGCGTGAGGTGCACCATGCTCTGGGTGCCCGAGGCCGCCGGGACGATGCGGATGCCGCCGGGCCCCTGGAGGATCACGTCGCGCAGGTCGCATTCGCCTTCGATCACGTCGGCCAGCGTGCGCTTGGGCGACAGGCCCAGCAGCACGTCGACGTTGGCCAGGCCAAGGTCGGCGTCCAGCAGCATGACGCGGCGACCAAGATCGGCCAGCGCCAGCGACAGATTCACCGACACGTTGGTCTTGCCCACGCCACCCTTGCCACCGGTGACTGCGATTACCTGAACGGGATGCATGCCCATATCAATACCTTGTCTCGTCGTTCGACCGTCACGCTTCTGGCGTTTCGGCTAATCCGGCTGCGGTGCTCTACCGCTTCCGGTGCTCGCGGATCGTCTTGCAGAGCATCCGCATCGCTTGGGCGGCTCAACCGGCCGCCCCACGCCCCACCCGGGGCTCACAATCCTCAGCTGGCGCGACGCACCGGCTGCTGGTAAAGGCCGGCGAACATGTCGGCCATGGCGTCCTCGCTGGGCTCTTCCGGCGACTGCAGGCTCACCGCACGGCTGACCAGTTGGTGCGCGCGTGCCACATGCAGGTCATCCGGGATCTTCGGCCCGTCAGCCAGATAGGCTACCGGGAGATGCTGGCTGATAGCCAGAGCCAGAGCTTCGCCGAGGCTTCCCGCTTCGTCCAGCTTGGTCAGGATGCACCCGGCCAGCCCACAGGAACGATAGTTCTGCCAGGCGGACTTGAGCACCTGGCTCTGGCTGGTCGCGGCCAGCACGAGGTAATTCTTCACGTTCAGGCTCAGCGACGACAGCGCTTCGAGCTGCATGCGCAGCGCCGGATCGTTGGCCGGCAGGCCGGCGGTGTCGATCAGCACCAGACGCTTGCGCGCCAGCGGCGCCATGGCCTGGATCAGCGACTGGCCAGGATCGACCAGGGTCACCGGCACATTGAGGATACGGCCCAGGGTCTTGATCTGCTCCTGGGCGCCGATGCGGAAGCTGTCCATGGACACCAGGGCGATGCTCTGCGCGCCGTATTTGAGTACGTAGCGGGCAGCCAGCTTGGCCAGGGTGGTGGTCTTGCCCATGCCGGCCGGGCCGACCAGGGCGATCACGCCGCCCTGCTCCAGCAGGTCGGTTTCCGGGGTGTTGATCGAGCGAGCCAGGTGCGCCAGCAGCATACGCCAGGCCTGCTTCGGATCGGCGATGGTGGCTACGCGCTCCAGCAGGCTGCGCGACAGGTCAGCCGGCAGGCCCATGCGCTGCAGGCGACGCCACAGGTTGGCCTGCTTCGGGCGCTGGTTCTGCAGCTGGTTCCAGGCGATGGAGCCCAGCTGCACTTCAATCAGTTCACGCAGGCCGTTGAGCTCGAAGCGCATGGCTTCCAGCGCCTGCTGGCCGGCGGCAGCCGGCGTCGGGGCAGCCGGTGCGGCCATGGCTTCGGCCAGGGTCTCGGCGGCGCTGCGGCGCGGCGCTTCGGTGCCGTACATTTGACGGTCCTTGCGCACGCCATCGGTTGCGCGAGCCGGGGCCGACAGGTCCGCCTTGGCCTGGGCGATCTTCGCCTGGGTCTTGCGCAGCTCGGCTTCCAGTGCCGGGTTCGGCTTGCTGGCGGCCACCGGCGCCTGGTAATCCAGCGCGGCGGTCAGCTCCACGCCGCCGGCGACACGGCGGTTGCCGATGATCGAGGCGTCCGGGCCCAGCTCGTCACGGACCAGTTTCATGGCCTGACGCATATCGGCGGCGAAGAAGCGTTTTACCTGCATGGCCTTGGACCTCAATCAGTTCTGCCCAACAGTGGCGACAATCGTGACTTGTTTGTTGTCCGGGATTTCCTGGTAAGCCAGCACATTCATGGTGGGAACCGCCATCCGGGCGAATCGCGACATCATCGCGCGGATGGGACCTGCCACCAGCAGAATCGCCGGCTTGCCGAGCATCTCCTGACGCTGCGCCGCTTCAACCATCGAGCGTTGCAGCTTTTCGGCCATTCCGGGTTCCAGCAACATGCCGTCTTCGGAGCCCTGTCCGGCCTTCTGAAGACTATTGAGCAATATCTGTTCCAACCTGGGTTCCAGAGTGATCACAGGCAGCTCCGGCTCTAGTCCCACAATGGTTTGCACGATTGCGCGGGCCAGCGCGACGCGAACCGCCGCCACCATCGCGGCGGGATCTTGACTCTTCGCCGCCACGTTGGCGATGGCCTCGGCGATGGTGCGGATATCGCGTACCGGCACCTGCTCCTGCAGCAGCGCCTGAAGCACCTTGAGCAGGGTCGACAGGGAAATCAGCCCCGGCACCAGCTCCTCGGCGAGCTTGGGCGAGGTCTTGGCCAGCAGTTGCATCAGCTGCTGGACTTCCTCGTGGCCGAGCAGCTCGTGGGCATGCTTGTGCAGCACCTGGTTCAGGTGGGTAGCAACCACGGTGCTGGCATCCACCACGGTGTAGCCCAGGGACTGCGCCTGGTCGCGCTGCGAGGCTTCGATCCAGACGGCTTCCAGGCCGAAGGCCGGGTCCTTGCCAGCGATGCCGTTGAGGGTGCCGAACACCTGGCCGGGGTTGATCGCCAGGTCGCGGTCCGGGTAGATCTCGGCCTCGGCCACGCTGACGCCCATCAGCGTCAGGCGATAGGCATTGGGCAGCAGGTCGAGGTTGTCGCGGATATGCACCGACGGCATCAGGAAGCCCAGGTCCTGGGACAGCTTCTTGCGCACGCCCTTGATCCGCGCCAGCAGCTGGCCGCCCTGGTTGCGGTCCACCAGCGGAATCAGGCGGTAGCCCACTTCCAGGCCGACCATGTCGACAGGAGTCACGTCATCCCAGCCCAGTTCCTTGGTCTGCTCGGCGCGCTGGGCGGGCAGCAGTTCCTGCTGGGTCTGGGCTTCCTGCTCGGCCTTCTGGCTGGCCTTGCGCTGTCGGTTCCAGATCATCCAGGCGCCACCGGCAGCCAGAGCGCCCAGGCCGACGAAGGAAACGTGCGGCATGCCGGGCACCAGGCCCATGGCGATGAGGATGGCGGCAGAGATGGCCAGCGCCTTGGGCGAGGCGAACATCTGGCGGTTGACCTGGGCCCCCATGTCCTCGGAGCTGGACACACGGGTCACCATGATCGCGGCGGCGGTGGACAGCAGCAGCGAGGGCAACTGCGCCACCAGACCGTCACCGATGGTCAGCAGGGCGTAGACCTTGCCGGCATCGCCGAAGCTCATCGAGTGCTGGATCACGCCGATGGCCACGCCACCGATGAGGTTGATGAAAAGAATCAGCAGGCCGGCAACGGCGTCACCGCGGACGAACTTGCTGGCACCGTCCATGGAGCCGTAGAAGTCGGCTTCCTGGGCCACTTCGGCGCGGCGCTTCTTGGCTTCCGCCTGCTCGATCAGGCCGGCGTTGAGGTCGGCGTCGATGGCCATCTGCTTGCCGGGCATGGCATCGAGGGTGAAACGCGCGCTCACCTCGGAGATACGCCCGGCACCCTTGGTGACCACCACGAAGTTGATGATCATGAGGATCGCGAAGACCACGATGCCGACGACGTAGTTGCCGCCGATCACCACCTCGCCGAAGGCCTGGATCACCTTGCCCGCGGCCGCGTGACCGTCGTGGCCGTGCAGCAGCACGACGCGGGTGGACGCGACGTTCAGCGCCAGGCGCAGCAGGGTGGCGACCAGCAGGATGGTCGGGAACACGGCGAAGTCCAGCGGGCGCAGGGCGTACACGCTGACCAGCAGGACCACGATGGACAGGGCGATATTGAAGGTGAACAGCACATCCAGCAGGAACGGCGGAATGGGCAGGGTCATCATCGCCAGCATCGCCAGCAGCAGCAGCGGCACGCCGAGGTTGCCTCGGCTGAGCCCTACCAGGTTGCTGCGAACAGTGCCGATCAGTTGCGTACGATCCACCCGAATTTCCCCTGCGCGTGGGTGGCCGAGGCAGCCACCGGATCAAACTTTTGACGCCGAGACCGGCATCCGCACAGGGTTTTGCAGGAAGCGTTCCAACTTCTTCGAACCGCGATAAATGCCCGACTCAGAGCGGCCGGATCACCAGCTTCCGGAAGCGCCGCCACCACCGCTGGAACCGCCACCGCCGGAGTAACTGCTGCCGCCGCCGGAGGACGAACTGCTGCCGCCGGAGCTCGAATCCGAGCCGGACCCGGAACCGGAGCTGCCGCCGGCCAGGAAGGCGACCAGCATCGGCACGTACAGCATCGGAATCAGCGCCAGCGAATCGGGAAGCGCCCAGGGCCACAGCGGGATTCCTGTCGCATAGACAACGAACCCGGCGATGCCGCCGGCCAGCGCCAGGCGAATGCAGAATTCCAGCCCGCTGCGCTTCCAGGTGCCGTAGGCGAGGAAGAACGGCAGACACAGGAAGATCAGTGCGACGGTTCCGCCAATGGGCGCCGCCAGGCCATAGAGCGCGACGTCTCCCCCGTCGAAATGCGAGGCGAGCAGCATCAGCGCCACCAGGTAACCGATGATCCCGCACACCACCCAGGCCGCCTTGCGCGAAGAGGCAGCCAGGGCGCCGATGCCGCCACCGGTGAACAGGCAGAACGGCAGGACGAAGAGCAGCGTCGGCGCGGCTTTCAATCCGGAACTGAAGGCCAGCAATAGCGCCAGGGCCACCGATGCGAGCAGCACGGCGCGAACGCTGAACCAGCGCCTGCGCAAGGCAATGCCTGCCACGGCACCAGCGCTCAGGCCGATCAGCAGCAGCCAGCCCTCGAGCGTCAGGCCGCCCTGCTGGTGTTCCTCCGGCAGTGTCTCGCCATCGATCAGACGCTCCAGGACCTCGACCGCCTGCTGGATGCCGCCAGCGAAGTCACCGTCGCGGAAGGACGGAACCATGTATTCCCGGATGATCCGCGCGGCACTGACATCCGGAATCGCGCCTTCCAGCCCATAGCCGACTTCGATGCGCATGGTCCGGTCGTCCCTGGCTACCAGCACCAGCACGCCATCGTCCACGCCCTTGCGCCCCAGGCGCCATTGTTCGAAGACGCGGGTGGCGTACTGCTCGATGCTGTCCTCGCCGGTGCTGGGCAGCATCAGAATGGCAATCTGCGATCCCTTGCGCTGCTGCAGCGCCAGCAGGCGCTGGCGCATAGAGGCGACCCAGTCGCTATCCAGGGTGCCGGTGAGGTCAGTGACCGGGCTCTCCAGCCGGGGCACGGCCACCGCGGCAGGCGCTTGCTCCTGCAGCGCGTCGGCGACATCTACGCTGGCCGCAGCCCTATCAGCCTGGACGGCCTGCGTGAGCGGCGCGCCCGACAGGAGGAACAGGCACAGGAAGCCGAGAATCCAGGCTCTCATCAGGCAGCCGCCCTCGGCCGTCCGCGCAGGGCCTGCAGAATCCCCATGGACAGCTTCGGATCGTGCAACTGGCCGCGCCAGGCGCGAACGACGCTGAAGGCAGAGCTGACGAGGACGTATCCCGTGATCAGCAGACTGAACACCACCACCAGCACGGACTTGATCTGAGGCCAGAGCTTGATCTCGCCATCGCTGGCAACCACGCCCAGCGAGCCGCGGACCAGCGGCGGAGCCCTGCGCCCCAGCAGCAGATACCCCAGCACCAGCAAGGGGATGAACCACAGCGAGACGTAGATCACCGGTAGCGTGACTAGGGGAATGACGGCAGCAATGCGGCGGTCGCGAACGGTGCTGTCCATGGCGTGCTCAGTGCCTCCTGGCAAATGGGTGTCGAGATGCTAGTTGAATGCGCTCAACGCGCAAAGCCGCGGGGCGCTGCACTACCAGCTGCCGGAGGCCCCACCGCCGCCGCTCGACCCGCCACCGCCGGAGAAACCGCCACCGCTGGAGCCGCCACGGGAAGAGCCGCTGCCCGAGCCGGACCCGCCAGCCCCCTTGCCCGAACCGAATATCAGCAGCCCGGGGAGCGCCATGAAAGGCAGCACCGCCAGCCAGCTCAGCGGCATGGCCGGTGCGCCCGCGAAGAACGCCACCACCAGGTAGAGCCCCGCCAGGATCAGCAAGCGCAGGTAGAAGCCCTGGTGCCCCTTGCGCCAGGTATCGCGCATCATCGAGATAACCAGCCACCAGAGGCCAAGCACGAACAGCAGGCCCACCGGCGCGGCCAGCGCATAAATCCACAGCACGCCGCCAAAACGCGGCGTCAGGAAGCCGAGCAGGATGCAGTAGGCGATCAGCCCGAGCACCCCGTAGAACATCGCGCGAACCGTCCACAGTGCGCCAAAGGTAGCGCCACCAATCAGCAAGCAGAGCGGCGAAATCGCCACGGTCACCAGGGCATCCGTGCCGCTGGCGAATACCGCCACCAGCGCAACGATTGCGATGCCGATCATCAGGGCACCACGCCAACGCAGGCGATGGGCGGCCAGCAACACACCGCCAATCCCACCCGCCACGAACGCCACCAGCAGCAGC harbors:
- the fliA gene encoding RNA polymerase sigma factor FliA; this translates as MTAASGARMYSKAQAHNSQELLIQKHAPLVKRIAYHLLGRLPASVQVEDLMQAGMIGLLEAAKKYDAGKGASFETYAGIRIRGAMLDEVRKGDWAPRSVHRNTRMVSDAIRAVEARTGRDAKDQEVAAELNMSLEDYYGILSDTQGSRLYSFDDMLQDGEQGGGLAEDASHHDNEPSHGLEDERFQAALADAITKLPERERLVLALYYDEELNLKEIGEVLGVSESRVSQLHSQCAARLRSRLAEWRAR
- the fleN gene encoding flagellar synthesis regulator FleN, which codes for MGMHPVQVIAVTGGKGGVGKTNVSVNLSLALADLGRRVMLLDADLGLANVDVLLGLSPKRTLADVIEGECDLRDVILQGPGGIRIVPAASGTQSMVHLTPMQHAGLIQAFSDISDNIDVLVVDTAAGIGDSVVSFVRAAQEVLLVVCDEPTSITDAYALIKLLNRDYGMTRFRVLANMAHSPQEGRNLFAKLTKVTDRFLDVALQYVGAIPYDESVRKAVQKQRSVYEAFPRSKASLAFRAVAQKVDSWPLPANPRGHLEFFVERLVQHPTGSAV
- the flhF gene encoding flagellar biosynthesis protein FlhF; protein product: MQVKRFFAADMRQAMKLVRDELGPDASIIGNRRVAGGVELTAALDYQAPVAASKPNPALEAELRKTQAKIAQAKADLSAPARATDGVRKDRQMYGTEAPRRSAAETLAEAMAAPAAPTPAAAGQQALEAMRFELNGLRELIEVQLGSIAWNQLQNQRPKQANLWRRLQRMGLPADLSRSLLERVATIADPKQAWRMLLAHLARSINTPETDLLEQGGVIALVGPAGMGKTTTLAKLAARYVLKYGAQSIALVSMDSFRIGAQEQIKTLGRILNVPVTLVDPGQSLIQAMAPLARKRLVLIDTAGLPANDPALRMQLEALSSLSLNVKNYLVLAATSQSQVLKSAWQNYRSCGLAGCILTKLDEAGSLGEALALAISQHLPVAYLADGPKIPDDLHVARAHQLVSRAVSLQSPEEPSEDAMADMFAGLYQQPVRRAS
- the flhA gene encoding flagellar biosynthesis protein FlhA, with the protein product MDRTQLIGTVRSNLVGLSRGNLGVPLLLLAMLAMMTLPIPPFLLDVLFTFNIALSIVVLLVSVYALRPLDFAVFPTILLVATLLRLALNVASTRVVLLHGHDGHAAAGKVIQAFGEVVIGGNYVVGIVVFAILMIINFVVVTKGAGRISEVSARFTLDAMPGKQMAIDADLNAGLIEQAEAKKRRAEVAQEADFYGSMDGASKFVRGDAVAGLLILFINLIGGVAIGVIQHSMSFGDAGKVYALLTIGDGLVAQLPSLLLSTAAAIMVTRVSSSEDMGAQVNRQMFASPKALAISAAILIAMGLVPGMPHVSFVGLGALAAGGAWMIWNRQRKASQKAEQEAQTQQELLPAQRAEQTKELGWDDVTPVDMVGLEVGYRLIPLVDRNQGGQLLARIKGVRKKLSQDLGFLMPSVHIRDNLDLLPNAYRLTLMGVSVAEAEIYPDRDLAINPGQVFGTLNGIAGKDPAFGLEAVWIEASQRDQAQSLGYTVVDASTVVATHLNQVLHKHAHELLGHEEVQQLMQLLAKTSPKLAEELVPGLISLSTLLKVLQALLQEQVPVRDIRTIAEAIANVAAKSQDPAAMVAAVRVALARAIVQTIVGLEPELPVITLEPRLEQILLNSLQKAGQGSEDGMLLEPGMAEKLQRSMVEAAQRQEMLGKPAILLVAGPIRAMMSRFARMAVPTMNVLAYQEIPDNKQVTIVATVGQN
- a CDS encoding TPM domain-containing protein, translating into MRAWILGFLCLFLLSGAPLTQAVQADRAAASVDVADALQEQAPAAVAVPRLESPVTDLTGTLDSDWVASMRQRLLALQQRKGSQIAILMLPSTGEDSIEQYATRVFEQWRLGRKGVDDGVLVLVARDDRTMRIEVGYGLEGAIPDVSAARIIREYMVPSFRDGDFAGGIQQAVEVLERLIDGETLPEEHQQGGLTLEGWLLLIGLSAGAVAGIALRRRWFSVRAVLLASVALALLLAFSSGLKAAPTLLFVLPFCLFTGGGIGALAASSRKAAWVVCGIIGYLVALMLLASHFDGGDVALYGLAAPIGGTVALIFLCLPFFLAYGTWKRSGLEFCIRLALAGGIAGFVVYATGIPLWPWALPDSLALIPMLYVPMLVAFLAGGSSGSGSGSDSSSGGSSSSSGGGSSYSGGGGSSGGGGASGSW
- a CDS encoding TPM domain-containing protein; the protein is MLHGFSVGWRATFWFLLCLFCSQFAWAASDADGGVPLPLGERVVDVTGTLDPTAKARLIDKLTALEERRGAQIAVVMLPTVGKMGIEAFSNKLFSLWKLGRKGIDDGVLVVVAKDDHLMRIEVGYGLEGAIPDVLAGRIIRERMAPAFREGDYAGGIDAAVDALIGLVDGEPLAAPAPLRVPLEAWLLLVAFVAGGIGGVLLAAHRLRWRGALMIGIAIVALVAVFASGTDALVTVAISPLCLLIGGATFGALWTVRAMFYGVLGLIAYCILLGFLTPRFGGVLWIYALAAPVGLLFVLGLWWLVISMMRDTWRKGHQGFYLRLLILAGLYLVVAFFAGAPAMPLSWLAVLPFMALPGLLIFGSGKGAGGSGSGSGSSRGGSSGGGFSGGGGSSGGGGASGSW